A window of Chitinophagales bacterium contains these coding sequences:
- a CDS encoding aldo/keto reductase: MPTACSVQTNSQTNISGNQPAKLFDKRKLGKLEVSSIGMGVQNMHRQFHTQVPYRPEMIEILRAAYDQGVTFFDCAEAYGPHENERILGEAIQSFRNKVVITSKFGWNIDLETGRRLPGHNSKPEHIRLAVEGSLKRLRTDRIDLVYQHRVDPDVPIEDVAGAVKDLMDAGKVLHWGLSEPGLQTIRRAHATLPLTAIQNEYSMIWREPEKEVIPLCEELGIGFVPWWPLACQLLTGWIDANTRFAPGDIRAGTTRYAPENLPQNLKLVDLIKTWAERKGAAPAQIALAWLMAQKPWIVPIPGTTSMTHMKQNSRAHTIKFTDEELTVLNAAVRDIEIKGQRLPDAILAFSGVEAPIKK, encoded by the coding sequence ATGCCTACCGCTTGTTCTGTGCAGACAAACAGCCAAACTAATATTTCCGGCAATCAACCGGCCAAGCTTTTTGACAAGCGTAAGCTGGGGAAGCTCGAAGTGTCAAGCATTGGAATGGGTGTTCAGAATATGCATCGACAATTCCACACACAAGTGCCTTATCGTCCTGAAATGATTGAAATTCTACGGGCTGCTTATGACCAGGGCGTCACATTTTTTGATTGTGCAGAAGCCTACGGCCCGCACGAAAATGAACGGATACTGGGTGAGGCCATTCAATCTTTTCGGAACAAAGTGGTGATTACTTCCAAATTTGGCTGGAACATTGACCTCGAAACCGGCAGGCGGCTTCCTGGGCACAATAGCAAGCCGGAGCATATCAGGCTTGCGGTTGAGGGTTCACTCAAACGGCTCCGTACCGACCGTATTGATTTGGTGTACCAGCACCGGGTAGACCCAGATGTGCCCATTGAGGATGTTGCTGGCGCAGTTAAAGACCTGATGGATGCAGGCAAGGTACTTCATTGGGGGTTATCCGAGCCGGGACTGCAAACAATACGGAGGGCTCATGCTACACTGCCACTAACCGCTATACAAAACGAATACTCGATGATATGGCGGGAGCCTGAGAAGGAGGTGATACCGCTGTGCGAAGAGTTAGGCATTGGCTTTGTTCCCTGGTGGCCGCTCGCTTGCCAATTGCTGACTGGTTGGATAGATGCCAACACGAGATTTGCTCCTGGTGACATACGGGCAGGCACCACGAGGTACGCACCGGAAAATTTACCGCAGAATTTAAAGCTGGTGGACTTGATAAAGACCTGGGCGGAGCGCAAAGGTGCTGCTCCGGCACAGATTGCCCTTGCCTGGTTAATGGCTCAAAAGCCTTGGATTGTTCCCATACCCGGAACAACCAGCATGACGCACATGAAACAGAACAGTCGTGCACACACCATAAAATTTACGGACGAAGAATTGACAGTTTTAAACGCAGCAGTCAGAGACATTGAAATCAAGGGGCAGCGTCTGCCGGATGCGATATTGGCTTTCTCCGGCGTGGAAGCACCCATAAAAAAATAA